A single genomic interval of Electrophorus electricus isolate fEleEle1 chromosome 2, fEleEle1.pri, whole genome shotgun sequence harbors:
- the rassf8b gene encoding ras association domain-containing protein 8b — translation MKAMELKVWVDGVQRIVCGVTEVTTCQEVVIALAQAIGRTGRYTLIEKWRETERHLAPHENPVVSLNKWGQYASDVQLVLQRTGPSLSERPTSETSALVPERGLFHQSLPPLAKLRPLGADRSMKRREPKRKSLTFTGGSRGLRDIFGRSRESGRVRSATPGLGMQDLGRHVQMQKEKLCLLEKRLQGCDRELHSEFLTAEDEEELRSLEQQVLRMEAEMEEQEFWESKLLLEQETERQLREQLHELRIRVQECEVRLAEYLAQIQHMESCLESEQLQRTMQADEEELQEQMEEVRKELEIQVQHGSRLEGSCRAVDLSLGQSSIRLQEKEQELEQLTKELRQVNLQQFIQQTGTKVTVLPAEPAEEESSKESEQSISLKHLGSAHPLPNTLQALQSPLSSSFNPEGIYV, via the exons ATGAAAGCCATGGAGCTGAaggtgtgggtggatggagTGCAACGCATCGTCTGTGGGGTCACTGAGGTCACTACATGTCAGGAAGTCGTGATTGCCCTGGCCCAGGCCATAG GGCGCACTGGAAGGTACACCCTGATCGAGAAATGGCGTGAGACAGAAAGGCACCTGGCCCCCCATGAGAATCCAGTGGTGTCCCTGAATAAGTGGGGTCAATATGCCAGCGATGTGCAGCTTGTGTTACAACGCACCGGACCCTCTTTGAGTGAACGGCCCACCTCAGAAACCTCAGCTCTTGTGCCCGAGCGTGGTCTGTTCCACCAGAGCCTGCCGCCTCTGGCCAAGCTGCGGCCCTTGGGTGCTGACCGCTCCATGAAGCGGCGCGAGCCAAAACGCAAGTCCTTGACCTTCACTGGTGGCAGCAGGGGCCTGCGGGACATCTTTGGCAGGAGCCGGGAGTCGGGCCGGGTCCGCAGCGCCACCCCAGGGTTAGGCATGCAGGACCTGGGCCGTCACGTGCAGATGCAAAAGGAGAAGCTGTGCTTACTGGAGAAGCGGCTACAGGGCTGTGATCGTGAGCTGCATAGTGAGTTTCTGACAGCTGAAGACGAGGAGGAGCTGCGCTCATTGGAGCAGCAGGTGCTGAGGATGGAGGCTGAGATGGAGGAGCAGGAATTCTGGGAGAGTAAGCTGCTGTTGGAGCAGGAAACGGAGCGGCAGCTGCGCGAGCAGCTGCATGAGCTGCGCATTCGAGTGCAGGAGTGTGAGGTTCGGCTGGCCGAGTACCTGGCGCAGATTCAGCACATGGAGTCATGCCTGGAGTCCGAACAGCTACAGCGGACAATGCAGGCAGACGaagaggagctgcaggagcagaTGGAGGAAGTGAGGAAAGAGCTGGAGATACAGGTTCAGCATGGTTCCAGGCTAGAGGGCAGCTGCAGAGCAGTGgacctttctctgggacagTCCAGCATTCGGCTACAG GAaaaggagcaggagctggaacAGTTAACCAAGGAACTGAGACAAGTAAACCTTCAACAGTTTATCCAGCAGACTGGCACCAAAGTGACCGTGCTCCCAGCAGAACCTGCTGAAGAGGAGAGTAGCAAAG AGTCTGAGCAGTCCATCTCTCTGAAGCATTTGGGTTCagcccaccccctccccaacaccctCCAAGCCCTCCAAAGCCCGCTGAGCTCCAGCTTCAACCCAGAAGGCATTTATGTCTGA